Proteins from one Pygocentrus nattereri isolate fPygNat1 chromosome 16, fPygNat1.pri, whole genome shotgun sequence genomic window:
- the fam219aa gene encoding protein FAM219A isoform X1 yields the protein MMEEIDRFQVPAVNSEMQPLDPAATSTSEADSDTREAESVAINYKPSPLQVKIEKQRELARKGSAKNGTVGSPVNQQPKKNNVMARTRLVVPNKGYSSLDQSPDEKPLVALDTDSDDDFDMSRYSSSGYSSAEVRSLRDQQINQDLNIQLLKDGYRLDEIPDDEDLDLIPPKSVNPTCMCCQATSSTACQIQ from the exons ATGATGGAGGAAATCGATAGGTTTCAAGTGCCAGCGGTGAACTCGGAGATGCAGCCGCTG GACCCAGCAGCAACATCTACATCAGAGGCTGACTCAGACACAAGGGAGGCAGAGTCCGTGGCTATCAACTACAAGCCGTCCCCACTGCAAGTCAAGATTG agaaacagagagagctgGCCAGAAAAGGCTCAGCAAAGAACGGAACTGTGGGCAGCCCGGTCAATCAGCAGCCTAAGAAAAACAATGTAATGGCCAGAACACG GTTGGTTGTTCCTAATAAAGGCTACTCATCCTTAGACCAGAGCCCTGATGAGAAGCCCCTGGTAGCACTGGATACAGACAG TGACGATGACTTCGACATGTCCAGATATTCTTCATCAGGATACTCCTCAGCCGAGGTGAGATCTCTCAGGGACCAG CAAATCAACCAAGACCTGAACATCCAGCTGCTGAAGGATGGCTACCGCCTGGATGAAATCCCTGATGATGAAGATCTAGACCTCATCCCCCCCAAATCAGTGAACCCCACCTGCATGTGCTGCCAAGCCACCTCCTCTACTGCCTGTCAGATCCAGTAG
- the fam219aa gene encoding protein FAM219A isoform X2, which translates to MMEEIDRFQVPAVNSEMQPLDPAATSTSEADSDTREAESVAINYKPSPLQVKIEKQRELARKGSAKNGTVGSPVNQQPKKNNVMARTRLVVPNKGYSSLDQSPDEKPLVALDTDSDDDFDMSRYSSSGYSSAEQINQDLNIQLLKDGYRLDEIPDDEDLDLIPPKSVNPTCMCCQATSSTACQIQ; encoded by the exons ATGATGGAGGAAATCGATAGGTTTCAAGTGCCAGCGGTGAACTCGGAGATGCAGCCGCTG GACCCAGCAGCAACATCTACATCAGAGGCTGACTCAGACACAAGGGAGGCAGAGTCCGTGGCTATCAACTACAAGCCGTCCCCACTGCAAGTCAAGATTG agaaacagagagagctgGCCAGAAAAGGCTCAGCAAAGAACGGAACTGTGGGCAGCCCGGTCAATCAGCAGCCTAAGAAAAACAATGTAATGGCCAGAACACG GTTGGTTGTTCCTAATAAAGGCTACTCATCCTTAGACCAGAGCCCTGATGAGAAGCCCCTGGTAGCACTGGATACAGACAG TGACGATGACTTCGACATGTCCAGATATTCTTCATCAGGATACTCCTCAGCCGAG CAAATCAACCAAGACCTGAACATCCAGCTGCTGAAGGATGGCTACCGCCTGGATGAAATCCCTGATGATGAAGATCTAGACCTCATCCCCCCCAAATCAGTGAACCCCACCTGCATGTGCTGCCAAGCCACCTCCTCTACTGCCTGTCAGATCCAGTAG